The Cellulophaga sp. L1A9 genome window below encodes:
- a CDS encoding DUF2141 domain-containing protein — protein MNKILYALLFLPVMMWSQHTLKVHVENVTNSNGHIRIAMYNSSDGFLAFDQVYTSKTGVAVHGTTVIVIDDILEGTYALAVFHDENSNEKLDTNFLGIPKEHVGFSNSKMKTFGPPSFKECSFVLQGDKEIIVAIK, from the coding sequence ATGAATAAAATCTTATATGCACTTCTATTCTTACCAGTGATGATGTGGTCACAACATACCTTGAAGGTGCATGTTGAAAATGTAACAAATTCTAACGGGCATATTAGAATAGCGATGTATAATTCGTCTGATGGTTTTTTAGCTTTTGATCAAGTGTATACTTCAAAAACTGGCGTTGCAGTGCACGGCACTACTGTAATTGTAATTGATGATATTTTAGAAGGCACTTATGCCTTGGCTGTTTTTCATGACGAGAATTCTAACGAGAAATTAGACACTAACTTTTTAGGAATTCCTAAAGAACATGTTGGTTTTTCTAATTCTAAAATGAAAACCTTTGGTCCGCCTAGTTTTAAGGAATGTTCTTTTGTGTTGCAAGGAGATAAAGAAATAATAGTGGCTATAAAATAG
- a CDS encoding PQQ-binding-like beta-propeller repeat protein, whose product MKFKLVPLSLFLYAGLAFGQREPSKTITFDNRVDDLIIVPFNGIAVVSEGEKLHGYSPVDDKILWSIDAPKRSALNISSEFLTTGGINSIPIDFVTIEDTPFVQKFFDDQLYIYNSITGDLLFESQDKERYFQAEYLFDENALLLRGLDDKNLIIAKYSLSKKEMLWKTTVSTTYGAFMQSLAKLTGNDAQGFRDVMEYSEDKIFVLVKSKFYVLNKQNGLLLWKDEENKISDFRTSLDGEKLISVITKGLFGTKSEIDLYNAETGDKIWKDPITTKYLVLFEDWQDKMLLAHYKGFNFYDYTTGEKKWEKDPKGKGIKSVIPIDKDFLYVYDDEMMLIDKNGEKKWKKDVKICDDEEDPIFFLEKTNNNRVLYVTATYANMVDYTTGKKIWKGNLKLNEKRPTIAKYDEKSGDFIVFNDEELYRFNQTSEEKPKPYAKLKLKNEKMISSMELFPNNVSISGESEVVGVDNTGAVIFHNKYTQPGEFGRRLLKTTAIVGQIAGSVAAAEITVGSQYKDSDGNPATAEGSYSVFGDKTRAIGEAGFLAGSIGQTFVQDRYLAMQETDNYSLIFAKGETGEKLLIKVNKETGEEIDKIILENNKPIYDVDYVSDDIYYSKGKEVRIFKGE is encoded by the coding sequence ATGAAATTTAAATTAGTACCCTTATCATTGTTCCTTTACGCAGGATTAGCATTCGGGCAGCGAGAACCAAGCAAGACAATAACTTTTGACAACAGAGTTGATGATTTAATTATTGTTCCATTTAATGGAATAGCCGTAGTGTCTGAAGGAGAAAAACTACATGGCTACAGCCCAGTTGATGATAAAATTCTTTGGTCTATTGATGCTCCAAAAAGATCTGCTTTAAACATTAGCTCAGAATTCTTAACTACAGGAGGTATAAATAGTATTCCAATAGATTTTGTAACCATTGAGGATACGCCATTTGTACAAAAATTTTTTGATGATCAATTGTATATTTATAATAGTATCACAGGAGATCTTCTTTTCGAATCTCAGGATAAAGAACGATATTTTCAAGCAGAATATTTGTTTGATGAAAATGCACTTTTATTAAGAGGATTAGATGACAAAAACTTAATTATTGCTAAATATTCTTTATCAAAAAAAGAAATGCTTTGGAAGACAACAGTATCCACTACTTACGGAGCTTTCATGCAATCTTTAGCAAAACTTACAGGCAACGATGCCCAAGGTTTTAGAGATGTAATGGAATATTCTGAAGATAAAATATTTGTCTTAGTAAAATCTAAATTTTATGTTTTAAACAAACAAAATGGATTATTACTTTGGAAAGATGAAGAGAATAAGATTTCTGACTTTAGAACTTCTTTAGATGGTGAAAAATTAATCTCAGTAATTACTAAAGGATTGTTTGGAACTAAAAGTGAAATTGATTTGTACAACGCAGAAACTGGAGACAAAATCTGGAAAGATCCAATTACCACTAAATACTTAGTTTTATTTGAAGACTGGCAAGACAAAATGCTTTTAGCGCATTACAAAGGTTTCAATTTTTATGATTACACGACAGGTGAGAAGAAGTGGGAAAAAGATCCTAAAGGAAAAGGGATTAAATCTGTAATTCCGATAGATAAGGATTTCCTATATGTCTATGATGACGAAATGATGTTAATTGATAAAAATGGGGAAAAGAAATGGAAGAAGGATGTTAAAATTTGTGATGACGAAGAAGATCCAATTTTCTTTTTAGAAAAAACAAACAACAATAGAGTACTTTATGTAACAGCTACGTATGCTAATATGGTTGATTATACAACAGGTAAAAAAATCTGGAAAGGCAATCTTAAGCTAAATGAAAAAAGGCCTACAATTGCAAAATATGATGAAAAATCAGGTGATTTTATTGTGTTCAATGATGAAGAACTATATCGTTTCAATCAAACGAGTGAAGAAAAACCGAAGCCTTATGCTAAACTGAAATTAAAGAATGAAAAAATGATTTCTAGTATGGAGCTATTCCCTAACAATGTTTCAATTTCTGGCGAAAGCGAAGTTGTGGGTGTTGATAATACTGGTGCTGTAATTTTTCACAACAAGTATACACAACCAGGCGAATTTGGCAGAAGACTTTTAAAAACTACCGCTATAGTAGGTCAAATTGCAGGGAGTGTTGCTGCGGCAGAAATAACTGTGGGATCACAATATAAAGACAGCGACGGTAATCCAGCAACTGCTGAAGGTTCTTATTCAGTATTTGGAGATAAGACCAGAGCAATAGGAGAAGCTGGTTTCTTAGCTGGATCTATTGGCCAAACTTTTGTACAAGATCGCTATTTAGCAATGCAAGAAACAGATAATTATAGTTTAATATTTGCTAAAGGAGAAACTGGTGAAAAATTATTGATTAAAGTAAATAAAGAAACCGGAGAAGAAATAGATAAAATTATTTTAGAAAACAATAAGCCAATATATGATGTAGATTATGTTTCTGATGATATTTATTACAGTAAAGGTAAAGAAGTAAGAATCTTTAAAGGAGAATAA
- a CDS encoding DUF423 domain-containing protein: protein MIVFTQVIGALYGMLAVLFGAFGAHALKKIFSEEQLKSFETGVKYQMYHAIVLLVVGFNFDFSIGIERYVVYCFSIGTLLFSFSIYGLCLSAAKNKKIKILGPITPLGGLFLVIGWGLLLFSFLD from the coding sequence ATGATTGTATTTACACAAGTGATTGGTGCTCTTTATGGGATGCTTGCAGTGCTATTTGGTGCTTTTGGTGCGCATGCCCTTAAAAAAATATTTTCTGAAGAACAATTAAAGAGTTTTGAAACGGGCGTTAAATACCAAATGTACCACGCCATTGTTTTGCTTGTTGTAGGATTTAATTTTGATTTTTCTATTGGTATAGAACGGTATGTTGTGTATTGTTTTAGTATTGGTACGTTGCTATTTTCTTTTAGTATCTATGGCCTTTGTCTAAGTGCTGCTAAGAATAAAAAAATAAAAATACTAGGGCCTATTACGCCTCTTGGGGGCTTATTTTTGGTAATAGGCTGGGGGCTACTTCTTTTCTCCTTCCTGGATTAA